Below is a genomic region from Primulina eburnea isolate SZY01 chromosome 9, ASM2296580v1, whole genome shotgun sequence.
CTTGCATGAAAGAACGAATTGTTTTGTCAATTTCAGATTAATGCCTAAAGAAATGTCTTTTGTGATTAAGTAAGATTAAGCCCTCATAACAACCCACACTTTAAAGTACTGGTCAACAATATTAAAGATTAAGCCCTAATAACAATCCATACTTCAAAGTACGGATCAACAATATTACTACTGTTAGGATTCatattctaaaatttgatcttttATAGCCACATACATTGAGCAATTTGTTTGATATACGTACTTGCATGAAGGTTGTAAGTTGTTGTCCAATATCTTTTAATCTAAATCTCATACAGACCTATGAATCTCGGTGCTAATTTATCCTTCTTTCCAAACCTAATTGTACCACGAAAAGGagatattttcagaaaaactctgtcacctttctcaaAAATCAACGGTCGTCTCCTGATGTTTGCATACTTAGCCTACCTATCCTGAGCAGCTCGCATACgactctgaatcaatttcaccttctctgtcatatctcttatcatatcaggtcctataattggtgcttcagataaatcgtcccaatacagaggagatcgacacttcctgccatatagTGCTTCAAATGGTGACATTCCAATGCTTACTTCATAACTGTTGTTATAAGAAAACTCTACAAGTGGTAATGAATCCTGCCAACCAATACCAAAATCCAtaactacagctctcaacatatcctctaatgtctgaatagtacgttctgactgtccgtctgtctgaggatgatatgttgTACTCAAGTGCAAACGAGTACCAAGGCCTCttgtaaactctgccaaaaatgagaagaaaatctgggatcacgatctgatacaatggacttaggcacaccatgcaatctcaaaACTTCTCTGATGTACAATCTAGCCATCTCATCATGCCTATATGTCATCTGATAAGGAATAAAACATGAAGACTTGCTTAATCTGTCAAGGATAACCCAAATTGTATCGCAACCCCCCGACGACCTCGGCAATTTCAtgacaaagtccatggtgatatggtcccacttccattctggaaccTTAAGGATGTGCAAAAGACCTCCTGGTCACTTCCTTTTTGCTTTTACTTGTTGACAATTCAAACAACGAGATACAAATTCTGCTATGTCAGATTTCATtcttttccaccaaaattgtttcttcaagtcattgtacatctttttacTTCCAGGGTGTACACTGAACTTACTGCAATGAGCATCACACAAAATTTGTAtcctcaactctgaaatatcaGGAACTACAATACGATCATTCACAAACAAAATACCCTCATTATTGACCTGaaattctgatcgatgtcctgatctgacgagttcaactgatttctgaatgCTTTGATCTAACCTTTGAGCCTCTATAATTTTGACAAACAACTCTGGTTCTGCCTGAATCATAAATACTTGTACAGATTTATCTTCTACCACAAAATCCAAACCAGAAAGGCAACAGTCTTCTACTAGATCAGATACACTGCTAGTGATCAAGGACATATTGcatacttttctgctcaaagcatcagctgctgcattcgacttacctggataatattttatttcgcaatcatagtctttcaacaagTCTAACCAACGCCTatgtctcatgttcagctccgcttgtgaaaagagatatttcaaactcttatgatccgTGAATATCTCAAATGTCTCCCCATACAAgtagtgacgccaaatctttagagCAAAAACAACTGCTGCTAGTTCAAATTCATGTACTGGGTATTTagactcatgtggcttcaactgtcgtgAAGCATAGGCAACAACACGGCCATGCTGCATTAATACACAACCCAGTCCTTGATGTGAAGCATCAGTGTGCACTGTAAATCCTCCTACACCTGATGGAATAGTCagaactggagcactagtcaatcTCTGCTTAAGTTCAACAAAACTAGCCTCACATGCCTGAGACCAAATGAATGGTGCATTATTTTgtgtcagctgagtaattggccTCGCCATATGGGagaatccttcaataaatctgcgataatagcctgccaaacccataaaactacgtacctcaggaactgatgtcggtctagacAAATTGATgactgcctcaactttactcggatcaactgatataccagcaCTTGAAATCACATGTCCCAGAAAAACAACTCTATCCAAACAAAACTCACATTTGGaaaatttagcatacaacttttCATTTCTCAAAATTTGCAAAACAGCTCTCAAGTGCTCGGCATGCTCGGATTCAGATTTCgaataaataagaatatcatcaatgaagatcacaacaaattgatctatatacctttgaaacacacagttcatcaaatccataaataccgcaggtgcattggtcaacccaaaaggcataaccaaaaattcaaaatgcccatacctggtacaAAAAGCAGTCTTAGGCACATCTGCCTCTCTAACTCTTAACTAATGATATCcggatcttaaatcaatcttagaatataccgaagaaccctgcaactggtcaaagagatcatcaatccttggtaaaggatacttattctttactgtggctttattcaactgtctataatcgacacaaagcctcatagacccgtctttcttcttcacgaataaaaccggagcaccccaaggtgaaacacttggtcttatatatcctttagccaatagatcctcaagttgttcctttagttccttcagttcaattggtgacatcctataaggagctctagaaataggctgtgtacctggcatcaactcaatgttgaAATCAATCTCTCGGACTGGAGGAAATCCTGGAATTtcatctggaaatacatctgaaaattcactaacaatTTGAATATCTGCCAATTTAGGTACTAACcttgaaatatcaattgcatAAACCAAGAAACATTCTGCTCCTTTATGTAGCAAACGAGTCATGGAGaaaacagatatcaaaggaatcttagctcgagaacccttaccatagaacGTCCAATGATCTGTCATATCAGGCCTAAACTTAACAATCTTctgaaaacaatctacagtggccctgtatcttgtcaacatgtcaataccaactatgcagtcaaaatcagacatctCCAACACAATACAATCAAGTTCAATGACATTATCCTCATAACGAAATTCACAACCACTTATCATTTCAGCTGACCTCATCACTTTGCCCAATGGAGTAGAAATAGATAATGTACATGATAATGGCATAGAATGCAACGAATGAAATGTGACAAATTGCTCAgctatgaaagtatgtgatgcaccagtatccatcaaaacataagcaggataacctgagagaaaacaattacctgcaatgacattatCTGGAGCATTATGTGCCTCATCATCAGTGAGTGCAAaaactcgggcctgctgtctaagTGGTTGTCCTACCATGTGGTTACCACTTTGTTTGTTCTGATCTGACCGGTTTGACTGTTGATAGGAATGAACTGTAGTGGTCTGGCGGTTCTGGTGAGGTGTCTGTCTCGATGATCCCCCACTCTGAGATATATAACTGCCACGGttaggacacactcgagcatagTGTCCCATCTGGTTACACAAATGACAAGGTCCTGATACTCCTCTACACTGATCGGTATAATGTCTACCACCACACTGACCACATGTCGAACCTGAATAACCAGTgctctgaactgaaccagattgtctcgatccactagaactcgaaAAATTACTGCCATGCCTTTTAAATTGCTTGCCTTTAGCCCTAAACTGCTCTCTTATGTTGCCACTGTTACTGCCATTATTACCCTGTCTGAACTGCTGTCGATATTGTGGCTGTTGGGGTCGTTGCATCTGAGAACCTCTCTGCCTAATGATTCCGGTTTCATCTCCCTTGGCTTGATCAAGAGCCTCAGCAAAAGTGTTAGGCCTTCCAGTATTAACCAGTGTAAAGATATCAGGGttaagaccatttatgaagtGATCAGCCTTAGCTTCTTTATCAGATgctacatgaggtgcaaatctcAGTAAATTTGAGAACTTAGCAACATAGTCCTCAACATTCAGATTTCCCTGCTTtaaatttgcaaactcggctccacTATCTTTCCTGTAAGAGGTAGGAAATAAAagctgataaaattcagatttaaaGATATCCCAAGTAACAATCGTACCTCGGCCCTCTAAAGCTTTCTTGGTCATGATCCACCAACTCTTAGCAACATCCAATAGCTGATGAACAACTAACTTGATTCTACGATCATCTGGATATTCAAGAGATTCAAATAATTGATCCATATTCTCCAACCAGTTCTCACACTCTAATGCATTCTCG
It encodes:
- the LOC140840857 gene encoding uncharacterized protein, giving the protein MATRGRGRGRLRQNIPVAQDQGSATHTQMDITPTPMEILLARFQSLHPPMLKGTENALECENWLENMDQLFESLEYPDDRRIKLVVHQLLDVAKSWWIMTKKALEGRGTIVTWDIFKSEFYQLLFPTSYRKDSGAEFANLKQGNLNVEDYVAKFSNLLRFAPHVASDKEAKADHFINGLNPDIFTLVNTGRPNTFAEALDQAKGDETGIIRQRGSQMQRPQQPQYRQQFRQGNNGSNSGNIREQFRAKGKQFKRHGSNFSSSSGSRQSGSVQSTGYSGSTCGQCGGRHYTDQCRGVSGPCHLCNQMGHYARVCPNRGSYISQSGGSSRQTPHQNRQTTTVHSYQQSNRSDQNKQSGNHMVGQPLRQQARVFALTDDEAHNAPDNVIAAEQFVTFHSLHSMPLSCTLSISTPLGKVMRSAEMISGCEFRYEDNVIELDYHWTFYGKGSRAKIPLISVFSMTRLLHKGAECFLVYAIDISRLVPKLADIQIVSEFSDVFPDEIPGFPPVREIDFNIELMPVDPSKVEAVINLSRPTSVPEACEASFVELKQRLTSAPVLTIPSGVGGFTVHTDASHQGLGCVLMQHGRVVAYASRQLKPHESKYPAEPELFVKIIEAQRLDQSIQKSVELVRSGHRSEFQVNNEGILFVNDRIVVPDISELRIQILCDAHCSKFSVHPGSKKMYNDLKKQFWWKRMKSDIAEFVSRCLNCQQVKAKRK